A region of Arabidopsis thaliana chromosome 5, partial sequence DNA encodes the following proteins:
- a CDS encoding ssDNA-binding transcriptional regulator (ssDNA-binding transcriptional regulator; FUNCTIONS IN: transcription coactivator activity, binding, DNA binding; INVOLVED IN: regulation of transcription, DNA-dependent; LOCATED IN: cellular_component unknown; EXPRESSED IN: 23 plant structures; EXPRESSED DURING: 13 growth stages; CONTAINS InterPro DOMAIN/s: ssDNA-binding transcriptional regulator (InterPro:IPR009044), Transcriptional coactivator p15 (InterPro:IPR003173); BEST Arabidopsis thaliana protein match is: ssDNA-binding transcriptional regulator (TAIR:AT5G09250.1); Has 35333 Blast hits to 34131 proteins in 2444 species: Archae - 798; Bacteria - 22429; Metazoa - 974; Fungi - 991; Plants - 531; Viruses - 0; Other Eukaryotes - 9610 (source: NCBI BLink).), which produces MSENGKRKDEDVRASDDRDESETHAPPKKVAKPADEIEDIFICNLDKNRRVFVRNCNGRIWIAIRQFFVKDGITLPCNSKQGISLSLEQVFTSLFHCLCLPHVHMSCLLHETFFLMQWNDLRNHEEDIDKALSELSEV; this is translated from the exons ATGTCTGAGAACGGAAAAAGGAAAGACGAGGATGTCAGAGCATCAGACGACCGCGACGAATCTGAGACCCACGCGCCGCCTAAGAAAGTGGCAAAGCCAGCGGACGAGATTGAGGACATCTTCATCTGCAAT TTAGATAAGAATCGGAGAGTCTTTGTGAGGAATTGCAATGGGAGGATTTGGATTGCCATTCGTCAGTTCTTTGTCAAGGACGGTATAACTTTACCTTGTAATAGCAAGCAAg GTATCTCTCTAAGCCTGGAACAGGTATTCACATCTCTCTTCCATTGTTTATGTCTTCCACACGTGCATATGTCCTGCTTATTACACGAGACCTTTTTCTTAATGCAGTGGAACGATCTTCGGAACCATGAGGAGGATATCGATAAGGCCCTCTCTGAGCTTTCTGAGGTTTAA
- the SRT2 gene encoding sirtuin 2 (sirtuin 2 (SRT2); FUNCTIONS IN: NAD binding, DNA binding, zinc ion binding, hydrolase activity, acting on carbon-nitrogen (but not peptide) bonds, in linear amides; INVOLVED IN: chromatin silencing, defense response to bacterium, negative regulation of defense response, regulation of transcription, DNA-dependent; LOCATED IN: chromatin silencing complex, nucleus; EXPRESSED IN: 23 plant structures; EXPRESSED DURING: 13 growth stages; CONTAINS InterPro DOMAIN/s: NAD-dependent histone deacetylase, silent information regulator Sir2 (InterPro:IPR003000); BEST Arabidopsis thaliana protein match is: sirtuin 1 (TAIR:AT5G55760.1); Has 6440 Blast hits to 6423 proteins in 1998 species: Archae - 152; Bacteria - 3742; Metazoa - 823; Fungi - 702; Plants - 106; Viruses - 0; Other Eukaryotes - 915 (source: NCBI BLink).) has protein sequence MNMRRVFGGVSTDLFPSRSMYRPLQSGGNLVMLFKGCRRFVRTTCRVSIPGGSLGNESKAPPRFLRDRKIVPDADPPNMEDIHKLYRLFEQSSRLTILTGAGVSTECGIPDYRSPNGAYSSGFKPITHQEFTRSSRARRRYWARSYAGWRRFTAAQPGPAHTALASLEKAGRINFMITQNVDRLHHRAGSDPLELHGTVYTVMCLECGFSFPRDLFQDQLKAINPKWAEAIESIDHGDPGSEKSFGMKQRPDGDIEIDEKFWEEGFHIPVCEKCKGVLKPDVIFFGDNIPKERATQAMEVAKQSDAFLVLGSSLMTMSAFRLCRAAHEAGAMTAIVNIGETRADDIVPLKINARVGEILHRVLDVGSLSVPAL, from the exons ATGAACATGAGAAGAGTGTTTGGAGGTGTATCTACAG ATTTGTTTCCGTCGCGAAGTATGTACCGGCCGCTGCAGTCTGGGGGAAACTTGGTTATGTTGTTTAAAGGATGCAGACGGTTTGTGAGAACAACGTGTCGCGTTTCGATCCCTGGTGGTTCTTTGGGGAATGAATCAAAAGCACCTCCAAGGTTTCTGAGGGATAGAAAGATTGTTCCAGATGCTGATCCCCCCAATATGGAAGATATCCACAAGTTGTATCGACTTTTTGAGCAAAG CTCGAGACTCACCATCTTGACTGGAGCTGGGGTTAGCACAGAATGTGGAATTCCGGATTACAGAAG TCCCAATGGAGCATACAGTTCTGGTTTCAAACCAATTACCCATCAG GAGTTTACTCGATCAAGCCGAGCTCGTAGGCGGTATTGGGCGAGGAGTTACGCTGGATGGAGGAGGTTCACTGCAGCACAACCAGGACCAGCTCATACTGCTTTAGCATCACTAGAAAAAGCTGGACGAATAAATTTTATGATCACACAAAATGTTGACAG gttgcatCATCGTGCTGGGAGCGATCCACTTGAATTACATGGCACAGTATATACTGTTATGTGCTTAGAGTGCGGCTTCTCTTTTCCCCGAGACTTGTTTCAGGATCAGCTAAAAGCAATCAATCCTAAG TGGGCTGAAGCTATAGAAAGTATTGATCATGGAGATCCAGGATCAGAGAAGAGCTTTGGCATGAAACAAAGGCCTGATGGTGATATCGAGATTGACGAAAAGTTTTGGGAAGAGGGTTTTCATATACCAGTATGTGAGAAGTGCAAAGGAGTCCTAAAGCCTGAT GTAATTTTCTTTGGAGACAACATCCCGAAGGAAAGAGCTACTCAAGCAATGGAAGTTGCAAAACAGAGCGATGCATTCCTCGTGTTGGGTTCATCCTTAATGACAATGTCTGCTTTTCGCCTTTGCAG AGCGGCTCATGAGGCTGGTGCTATGACCGCAATTGTAAATATAGGCGAAACAAGAGCTGATGACATTGTTCCATTGAAAATCAATGCTAGGGTTGGTGAG ATATTGCACAGAGTTCTTGACGTGGGATCGCTCAGTGTCCCAGCTCTCTAG
- the SRT2 gene encoding sirtuin 2 (sirtuin 2 (SRT2); FUNCTIONS IN: NAD binding, DNA binding, zinc ion binding, hydrolase activity, acting on carbon-nitrogen (but not peptide) bonds, in linear amides; INVOLVED IN: chromatin silencing, defense response to bacterium, negative regulation of defense response, regulation of transcription, DNA-dependent; LOCATED IN: chromatin silencing complex, nucleus; EXPRESSED IN: 23 plant structures; EXPRESSED DURING: 13 growth stages; CONTAINS InterPro DOMAIN/s: NAD-dependent histone deacetylase, silent information regulator Sir2 (InterPro:IPR003000); BEST Arabidopsis thaliana protein match is: sirtuin 1 (TAIR:AT5G55760.1); Has 35333 Blast hits to 34131 proteins in 2444 species: Archae - 798; Bacteria - 22429; Metazoa - 974; Fungi - 991; Plants - 531; Viruses - 0; Other Eukaryotes - 9610 (source: NCBI BLink).), with product MNMRRVFGGVSTDLFPSRSMYRPLQSGGNLVMLFKGCRRFVRTTCRVSIPGGSLGNESKAPPRFLRDRKIVPDADPPNMEDIHKLYRLFEQSSRLTILTGAGVSTECGIPDYRSPNGAYSSGFKPITHQEFTRSSRARRRYWARSYAGWRRFTAAQPGPAHTALASLEKAGRINFMITQNVDRLHHRAGSDPLELHGTVYTVMCLECGFSFPRDLFQDQLKAINPKWAEAIESIDHGDPGSEKSFGMKQRPDGDIEIDEKFWEEGFHIPVCEKCKGVLKPDVIFFGDNIPKERATQAMEVAKQSDAFLVLGSSLMTMSAFRLCR from the exons ATGAACATGAGAAGAGTGTTTGGAGGTGTATCTACAG ATTTGTTTCCGTCGCGAAGTATGTACCGGCCGCTGCAGTCTGGGGGAAACTTGGTTATGTTGTTTAAAGGATGCAGACGGTTTGTGAGAACAACGTGTCGCGTTTCGATCCCTGGTGGTTCTTTGGGGAATGAATCAAAAGCACCTCCAAGGTTTCTGAGGGATAGAAAGATTGTTCCAGATGCTGATCCCCCCAATATGGAAGATATCCACAAGTTGTATCGACTTTTTGAGCAAAG CTCGAGACTCACCATCTTGACTGGAGCTGGGGTTAGCACAGAATGTGGAATTCCGGATTACAGAAG TCCCAATGGAGCATACAGTTCTGGTTTCAAACCAATTACCCATCAG GAGTTTACTCGATCAAGCCGAGCTCGTAGGCGGTATTGGGCGAGGAGTTACGCTGGATGGAGGAGGTTCACTGCAGCACAACCAGGACCAGCTCATACTGCTTTAGCATCACTAGAAAAAGCTGGACGAATAAATTTTATGATCACACAAAATGTTGACAG gttgcatCATCGTGCTGGGAGCGATCCACTTGAATTACATGGCACAGTATATACTGTTATGTGCTTAGAGTGCGGCTTCTCTTTTCCCCGAGACTTGTTTCAGGATCAGCTAAAAGCAATCAATCCTAAG TGGGCTGAAGCTATAGAAAGTATTGATCATGGAGATCCAGGATCAGAGAAGAGCTTTGGCATGAAACAAAGGCCTGATGGTGATATCGAGATTGACGAAAAGTTTTGGGAAGAGGGTTTTCATATACCAGTATGTGAGAAGTGCAAAGGAGTCCTAAAGCCTGAT GTAATTTTCTTTGGAGACAACATCCCGAAGGAAAGAGCTACTCAAGCAATGGAAGTTGCAAAACAGAGCGATGCATTCCTCGTGTTGGGTTCATCCTTAATGACAATGTCTGCTTTTCGCCTTTGCAGGTGA
- the SRT2 gene encoding sirtuin 2 (sirtuin 2 (SRT2); FUNCTIONS IN: NAD binding, DNA binding, zinc ion binding, hydrolase activity, acting on carbon-nitrogen (but not peptide) bonds, in linear amides; INVOLVED IN: chromatin silencing, defense response to bacterium, negative regulation of defense response, regulation of transcription, DNA-dependent; LOCATED IN: chromatin silencing complex, nucleus; EXPRESSED IN: 23 plant structures; EXPRESSED DURING: 13 growth stages; CONTAINS InterPro DOMAIN/s: NAD-dependent histone deacetylase, silent information regulator Sir2 (InterPro:IPR003000); BEST Arabidopsis thaliana protein match is: sirtuin 1 (TAIR:AT5G55760.1); Has 35333 Blast hits to 34131 proteins in 2444 species: Archae - 798; Bacteria - 22429; Metazoa - 974; Fungi - 991; Plants - 531; Viruses - 0; Other Eukaryotes - 9610 (source: NCBI BLink).), whose translation MWNSGLQKSQWSIQFWFQTNYPSGDLKEFTRSSRARRRYWARSYAGWRRFTAAQPGPAHTALASLEKAGRINFMITQNVDRLHHRAGSDPLELHGTVYTVMCLECGFSFPRDLFQDQLKAINPKWAEAIESIDHGDPGSEKSFGMKQRPDGDIEIDEKFWEEGFHIPVCEKCKGVLKPDVIFFGDNIPKERATQAMEVAKQSDAFLVLGSSLMTMSAFRLCRAAHEAGAMTAIVNIGETRADDIVPLKINARVGEILHRVLDVGSLSVPAL comes from the exons ATGTGGAATTCCGGATTACAGAAG TCCCAATGGAGCATACAGTTCTGGTTTCAAACCAATTACCCATCAGGTGATCTGAAG GAGTTTACTCGATCAAGCCGAGCTCGTAGGCGGTATTGGGCGAGGAGTTACGCTGGATGGAGGAGGTTCACTGCAGCACAACCAGGACCAGCTCATACTGCTTTAGCATCACTAGAAAAAGCTGGACGAATAAATTTTATGATCACACAAAATGTTGACAG gttgcatCATCGTGCTGGGAGCGATCCACTTGAATTACATGGCACAGTATATACTGTTATGTGCTTAGAGTGCGGCTTCTCTTTTCCCCGAGACTTGTTTCAGGATCAGCTAAAAGCAATCAATCCTAAG TGGGCTGAAGCTATAGAAAGTATTGATCATGGAGATCCAGGATCAGAGAAGAGCTTTGGCATGAAACAAAGGCCTGATGGTGATATCGAGATTGACGAAAAGTTTTGGGAAGAGGGTTTTCATATACCAGTATGTGAGAAGTGCAAAGGAGTCCTAAAGCCTGAT GTAATTTTCTTTGGAGACAACATCCCGAAGGAAAGAGCTACTCAAGCAATGGAAGTTGCAAAACAGAGCGATGCATTCCTCGTGTTGGGTTCATCCTTAATGACAATGTCTGCTTTTCGCCTTTGCAG AGCGGCTCATGAGGCTGGTGCTATGACCGCAATTGTAAATATAGGCGAAACAAGAGCTGATGACATTGTTCCATTGAAAATCAATGCTAGGGTTGGTGAG ATATTGCACAGAGTTCTTGACGTGGGATCGCTCAGTGTCCCAGCTCTCTAG
- a CDS encoding uncharacterized protein (unknown protein; FUNCTIONS IN: molecular_function unknown; INVOLVED IN: biological_process unknown; LOCATED IN: endomembrane system; Has 35333 Blast hits to 34131 proteins in 2444 species: Archae - 798; Bacteria - 22429; Metazoa - 974; Fungi - 991; Plants - 531; Viruses - 0; Other Eukaryotes - 9610 (source: NCBI BLink).), protein MPHRTRPLKGLLLFTGINFVLVQTITPVYDFVCFLPYWERRRERIRQEREAAAASLNSTQKATQASVG, encoded by the exons ATGCCTCACAGAACAAGGCCGTTGAAGGGACTCTTGCTTTTCACTGGAATAAACTTTGTGTTGGTGCAGACCATTACTCCAGTCTATGACTTTGTCTGCTTCTTGCCTTACTGGGAGAGAAGg AGAGAGCGAATCCGGCAGGAGCGTGAAGCCGCAGCTGCATCCTTAAACTCAACACAAAAAGCTACTCAAGCATCTGTTGGATGA
- the SRT2 gene encoding sirtuin 2 (sirtuin 2 (SRT2); FUNCTIONS IN: NAD binding, DNA binding, zinc ion binding, hydrolase activity, acting on carbon-nitrogen (but not peptide) bonds, in linear amides; INVOLVED IN: chromatin silencing, defense response to bacterium, negative regulation of defense response, regulation of transcription, DNA-dependent; LOCATED IN: chromatin silencing complex, nucleus; EXPRESSED IN: 23 plant structures; EXPRESSED DURING: 13 growth stages; CONTAINS InterPro DOMAIN/s: NAD-dependent histone deacetylase, silent information regulator Sir2 (InterPro:IPR003000); BEST Arabidopsis thaliana protein match is: sirtuin 1 (TAIR:AT5G55760.1); Has 6471 Blast hits to 6454 proteins in 2013 species: Archae - 152; Bacteria - 3779; Metazoa - 822; Fungi - 681; Plants - 106; Viruses - 0; Other Eukaryotes - 931 (source: NCBI BLink).) has product MLSMNMRRVFGGVSTDLFPSRSMYRPLQSGGNLVMLFKGCRRFVRTTCRVSIPGGSLGNESKAPPRFLRDRKIVPDADPPNMEDIHKLYRLFEQSSRLTILTGAGVSTECGIPDYRSPNGAYSSGFKPITHQEFTRSSRARRRYWARSYAGWRRFTAAQPGPAHTALASLEKAGRINFMITQNVDRLHHRAGSDPLELHGTVYTVMCLECGFSFPRDLFQDQLKAINPKWAEAIESIDHGDPGSEKSFGMKQRPDGDIEIDEKFWEEGFHIPVCEKCKGVLKPDVIFFGDNIPKERATQAMEVAKQSDAFLVLGSSLMTMSAFRLCRAAHEAGAMTAIVNIGETRADDIVPLKINARVGEILHRVLDVGSLSVPAL; this is encoded by the exons AT GCTTTCTATGAACATGAGAAGAGTGTTTGGAGGTGTATCTACAG ATTTGTTTCCGTCGCGAAGTATGTACCGGCCGCTGCAGTCTGGGGGAAACTTGGTTATGTTGTTTAAAGGATGCAGACGGTTTGTGAGAACAACGTGTCGCGTTTCGATCCCTGGTGGTTCTTTGGGGAATGAATCAAAAGCACCTCCAAGGTTTCTGAGGGATAGAAAGATTGTTCCAGATGCTGATCCCCCCAATATGGAAGATATCCACAAGTTGTATCGACTTTTTGAGCAAAG CTCGAGACTCACCATCTTGACTGGAGCTGGGGTTAGCACAGAATGTGGAATTCCGGATTACAGAAG TCCCAATGGAGCATACAGTTCTGGTTTCAAACCAATTACCCATCAG GAGTTTACTCGATCAAGCCGAGCTCGTAGGCGGTATTGGGCGAGGAGTTACGCTGGATGGAGGAGGTTCACTGCAGCACAACCAGGACCAGCTCATACTGCTTTAGCATCACTAGAAAAAGCTGGACGAATAAATTTTATGATCACACAAAATGTTGACAG gttgcatCATCGTGCTGGGAGCGATCCACTTGAATTACATGGCACAGTATATACTGTTATGTGCTTAGAGTGCGGCTTCTCTTTTCCCCGAGACTTGTTTCAGGATCAGCTAAAAGCAATCAATCCTAAG TGGGCTGAAGCTATAGAAAGTATTGATCATGGAGATCCAGGATCAGAGAAGAGCTTTGGCATGAAACAAAGGCCTGATGGTGATATCGAGATTGACGAAAAGTTTTGGGAAGAGGGTTTTCATATACCAGTATGTGAGAAGTGCAAAGGAGTCCTAAAGCCTGAT GTAATTTTCTTTGGAGACAACATCCCGAAGGAAAGAGCTACTCAAGCAATGGAAGTTGCAAAACAGAGCGATGCATTCCTCGTGTTGGGTTCATCCTTAATGACAATGTCTGCTTTTCGCCTTTGCAG AGCGGCTCATGAGGCTGGTGCTATGACCGCAATTGTAAATATAGGCGAAACAAGAGCTGATGACATTGTTCCATTGAAAATCAATGCTAGGGTTGGTGAG ATATTGCACAGAGTTCTTGACGTGGGATCGCTCAGTGTCCCAGCTCTCTAG
- a CDS encoding ssDNA-binding transcriptional regulator (ssDNA-binding transcriptional regulator; FUNCTIONS IN: transcription coactivator activity, binding, DNA binding; INVOLVED IN: regulation of transcription, DNA-dependent; LOCATED IN: cellular_component unknown; EXPRESSED IN: 23 plant structures; EXPRESSED DURING: 13 growth stages; CONTAINS InterPro DOMAIN/s: ssDNA-binding transcriptional regulator (InterPro:IPR009044), Transcriptional coactivator p15 (InterPro:IPR003173); BEST Arabidopsis thaliana protein match is: ssDNA-binding transcriptional regulator (TAIR:AT5G09250.1); Has 231 Blast hits to 228 proteins in 83 species: Archae - 0; Bacteria - 0; Metazoa - 88; Fungi - 36; Plants - 91; Viruses - 0; Other Eukaryotes - 16 (source: NCBI BLink).): MSENGKRKDEDVRASDDRDESETHAPPKKVAKPADEIEDIFICNLDKNRRVFVRNCNGRIWIAIRQFFVKDGITLPCNSKQGISLSLEQWNDLRNHEEDIDKALSELSEV; encoded by the exons ATGTCTGAGAACGGAAAAAGGAAAGACGAGGATGTCAGAGCATCAGACGACCGCGACGAATCTGAGACCCACGCGCCGCCTAAGAAAGTGGCAAAGCCAGCGGACGAGATTGAGGACATCTTCATCTGCAAT TTAGATAAGAATCGGAGAGTCTTTGTGAGGAATTGCAATGGGAGGATTTGGATTGCCATTCGTCAGTTCTTTGTCAAGGACGGTATAACTTTACCTTGTAATAGCAAGCAAg GTATCTCTCTAAGCCTGGAACAG TGGAACGATCTTCGGAACCATGAGGAGGATATCGATAAGGCCCTCTCTGAGCTTTCTGAGGTTTAA
- the SRT2 gene encoding sirtuin 2 (sirtuin 2 (SRT2); FUNCTIONS IN: NAD binding, DNA binding, zinc ion binding, hydrolase activity, acting on carbon-nitrogen (but not peptide) bonds, in linear amides; INVOLVED IN: chromatin silencing, defense response to bacterium, negative regulation of defense response, regulation of transcription, DNA-dependent; LOCATED IN: chromatin silencing complex, nucleus; EXPRESSED IN: 23 plant structures; EXPRESSED DURING: 13 growth stages; CONTAINS InterPro DOMAIN/s: NAD-dependent histone deacetylase, silent information regulator Sir2 (InterPro:IPR003000); BEST Arabidopsis thaliana protein match is: sirtuin 1 (TAIR:AT5G55760.1); Has 35333 Blast hits to 34131 proteins in 2444 species: Archae - 798; Bacteria - 22429; Metazoa - 974; Fungi - 991; Plants - 531; Viruses - 0; Other Eukaryotes - 9610 (source: NCBI BLink).) gives MYRPLQSGGNLVMLFKGCRRFVRTTCRVSIPGGSLGNESKAPPRFLRDRKIVPDADPPNMEDIHKLYRLFEQSSRLTILTGAGVSTECGIPDYRSPNGAYSSGFKPITHQEFTRSSRARRRYWARSYAGWRRFTAAQPGPAHTALASLEKAGRINFMITQNVDRLHHRAGSDPLELHGTVYTVMCLECGFSFPRDLFQDQLKAINPKWAEAIESIDHGDPGSEKSFGMKQRPDGDIEIDEKFWEEGFHIPVCEKCKGVLKPDVIFFGDNIPKERATQAMEVAKQSDAFLVLGSSLMTMSAFRLCRAAHEAGAMTAIVNIGETRADDIVPLKINARVGEILHRVLDVGSLSVPAL, from the exons ATGTACCGGCCGCTGCAGTCTGGGGGAAACTTGGTTATGTTGTTTAAAGGATGCAGACGGTTTGTGAGAACAACGTGTCGCGTTTCGATCCCTGGTGGTTCTTTGGGGAATGAATCAAAAGCACCTCCAAGGTTTCTGAGGGATAGAAAGATTGTTCCAGATGCTGATCCCCCCAATATGGAAGATATCCACAAGTTGTATCGACTTTTTGAGCAAAG CTCGAGACTCACCATCTTGACTGGAGCTGGGGTTAGCACAGAATGTGGAATTCCGGATTACAGAAG TCCCAATGGAGCATACAGTTCTGGTTTCAAACCAATTACCCATCAG GAGTTTACTCGATCAAGCCGAGCTCGTAGGCGGTATTGGGCGAGGAGTTACGCTGGATGGAGGAGGTTCACTGCAGCACAACCAGGACCAGCTCATACTGCTTTAGCATCACTAGAAAAAGCTGGACGAATAAATTTTATGATCACACAAAATGTTGACAG gttgcatCATCGTGCTGGGAGCGATCCACTTGAATTACATGGCACAGTATATACTGTTATGTGCTTAGAGTGCGGCTTCTCTTTTCCCCGAGACTTGTTTCAGGATCAGCTAAAAGCAATCAATCCTAAG TGGGCTGAAGCTATAGAAAGTATTGATCATGGAGATCCAGGATCAGAGAAGAGCTTTGGCATGAAACAAAGGCCTGATGGTGATATCGAGATTGACGAAAAGTTTTGGGAAGAGGGTTTTCATATACCAGTATGTGAGAAGTGCAAAGGAGTCCTAAAGCCTGAT GTAATTTTCTTTGGAGACAACATCCCGAAGGAAAGAGCTACTCAAGCAATGGAAGTTGCAAAACAGAGCGATGCATTCCTCGTGTTGGGTTCATCCTTAATGACAATGTCTGCTTTTCGCCTTTGCAG AGCGGCTCATGAGGCTGGTGCTATGACCGCAATTGTAAATATAGGCGAAACAAGAGCTGATGACATTGTTCCATTGAAAATCAATGCTAGGGTTGGTGAG ATATTGCACAGAGTTCTTGACGTGGGATCGCTCAGTGTCCCAGCTCTCTAG